Within Dreissena polymorpha isolate Duluth1 chromosome 13, UMN_Dpol_1.0, whole genome shotgun sequence, the genomic segment CACTGATCACATCAATAATATCGGTTTCGTTCTTTAATGTTTGATAAATGTATCACTGAGACGCAGGACTTTGCATTGAAATTGATTTCTGATTGTGTAAACATTTCATGCATTAAATTGGTCGCATTTTTGTAGTTAAGTACCTAAATCAAGTTCAGTATTTAAAGTATATTGCAATTATTATAGTTTAGTTATAAAACAGATCTAAATTATTCACGAAGAAAACCGAGGTTGAGTTTACACGGAGATACAATAATTTTGTTCGAGTGCGCTATTGTTGTTTTATAGTGAATTATTGGAATTTCAATCTGGCTAAGTGAAACACTGCAGAGAAAAAgcccattattatttatggaagttttataaaatcttaatataagacattaaagttttataaatttTCTAACGTAATGGAAAAAAACTTAttgaacattttatgtttttgccTTAAATACAGTACATGACATGATGCGCTTTGGGTATTATAGTATCGGTGCAACTTCAACAACATGAGCACTTGATTGTGTTAGAATTTATAATAACGTTCTCGTATGAACCGGAAAAAACCATGTCCCGAAATGGAAACGCTGAATATCCCAATTATTGTTCAATCATTATCCCAACTTAAAGTAGTAATTTCGGTATTTCCCGGGCAGGTCGCTTGACTTCATCAACCTGATGTGCTATGACTATCACGGGTATGCCTCGTACGATCCCATCACCGGCTACAACAGCCCCCTCTACCCCACAGACTGGGATAAACAGATCGTCATCACTTCCGGGAACGTGGTGAGACTTGAGGCTCGTTCTGGGAACacagggtttaatgcttgtgcgtcaagtgtcgtatcagattagactgtgcagtccgcaaaggataATCATGGACGAATCTTTCAGCTTGTGTAGTCTTTGTCCCTTTAAGGGCGTCTTTTTTAAACACATATCCATTTtacgcggaaaatgtcgtccctgattagtctgtgcggactgcacaatttaatatgggacgacactttacacacatgcatcatgccAAGTTTTCAATTAACGAGGCTCGTATATGCATTTTGATAATTCTGTGATTTCGGTAGTTTCTGATACATGCACGTGTGAAATCATATTCCCGCTAAGTTATgcacatatattaaaaaaaaaagatcttTACGTGTTCAAatgataaaacatcaatttattttGGATAATGTAACTTTTTCTTTACAGACACTTTTTGCTATGCGTTAAATCATATACCCTTTTGCTAGCATTTGATTGAATACCCGATAATGCTCAATTTGCGATTTACAGCTCAGGAACTAATTTAAATAAAGTAACTCGGGTattttaagtatactacaatgtacgcCGTTAAATACGCTTAACGGCATCCGGCCATTCTCAATGTACCTTTAAGTATATTGTCCGTACACCGGTTACGTTGTAGTATAATTTAAAGTACCTTTTGTTTAGAAGTACCtgggccgacaatgaccaatcgagccctaGAAATGTAACCATTCTAAACCATGTCCGGGTCTCAGTCATTATAGATCTGCCCCACTCTATTCGCCCCAGGGCTGGTCATCCTACGAGTGGTACAAGCGCGGCATGCCTAAGGAGCAGATCATGGTGGGCATCCCCACATACACACACACCTGGACCCTGGAGGATCCCCGCTACCATGAGCACAACGCGCCCGCTACCGGACCCGGAAAGGAGTGCAACGAGTGTTCGTTTGCATGGGTGAGCGGGGCTTGACCGAATTGTTCTGTTATATGAATTGTTTAAACTActgtttattaatttatgttcgttTGATATGAAATTTCGTGGATTTGTAAAACTAGTCATTTTCATTCGATCGAAAATTCGTGCAGTTTGAATATTGTCAGATATAAGACATCGTTGGACGTTTGTCGTGATTACGAGGGCGCATGAAAATCCAGGAAAACTAGTGTCCGACGAAATTATGTGGTTTCACAATATACAATTAATTGTCGACGTGTAGTCATCTATTGCAATCTTTTATTATGCACGTTGCAGTGTTGGTGAAATCATGTGTTCAGTTGGCACTTAACTTGACGAATCATGTCCAAAATCAACTTAATAGTTCATACGTGATTCGATACCCCATTTGGGCTTATGTATAGCCTTTATTGTTATTCACATAATAGGTCACCACGTGATATGTGCAGTAATTCATAAAGTTATTTGTTGAACGGTGCGTTTAAGCTTTTATTCGGTGCACTATGGGGTTGACTATTCGCCGAATAATCGGAGCTATATTGCTCACCCATTAATTAACGATTGGTTATCGTcgtctcgggtactacttaaatgtactccCAGTcctctaaagtatacttaaatgaaccATGTGTACGGAAAATACACGAACACGTACCCGGATTTTTTTTACTGTATCCGAGTTTTCTTCCCGACCGAAATCCGATGTCGTCAAAACGCGATCCGGAATACAAAaaatctctttgaacaaaacctgcctcaacatgcttttttgagaaAGGGTTTCGATTATATAGAGGCTATTTTAcagaataatgaaataaatatgatcaTTGTTAATTTGAACAAAGAAGccaacaacgaccaatttagcgttagaattcccagGTGACTTTAAGAGCAttttccgtatccggggtacatttaagtggTACCCGAGTCGAAAATGACCGATCGAGCGTGACGAGCCGCGCTCGTTGTCTGCGTAATGCTTTACTTAAGGTAAGCGAGCAGCTTCTCCTATCACTGTTTCTACTTCTTACGGTGGCacagaggtgacattcactcctctttttttaaattgcactcctctttttttatctcgtggccacgagttagctaagtcgggatctcgagatctcgaaatagaaaaagaggattgcaaaactaaataaaagaggagtgcaattaaaaaaagagaggtgcagtaaataaaggaatggtgcattaaacaaaagaggagaaaatttcgagatctcgagatcccgattagcttactcgtggccacgagttagtcagccaatcaaatactatcttgttccctcaaattaatcagccaatgaacaCGTTCTAAAGGCAAGGTTCTGATATAGCATAACATAAAATAAGAATAACGATTTCCTTCCAGAAACATAAGTTTAGATGGCGGTATTTATCTGTTATTGTGTGTGAATGTATTCAACATGCAGACCTAGTGCATTTTCTGATTAAtctgtcaaggtcactgtcaccaaATATGGAAAAATGTCACTACTTAATAACCTGATTTTGAGGAATTGTGATGCAAATAGTGATGTCACACTAGCTTTGGATTGCGTTCAGGGTAAGTCAAGTAAAGGTGAAATTCAGTCTTACTAAAAATAGGAAAGCTAAGTCCGCTCAAGAACAAGAGTTTAGATTGAGGTTTTGAGTTGAAATGTGTTTGCAGTTAGCTAACATTCAGACTTTGTTTAGGGTGgcacatgtattttaattaaaataatgtagtTGGGAATAAGATCGAAAGCTAGTCTTGTGGCATGGCTACGTTTCTTGGTGTAATCTAAATGCacagttgtgttgtttttttacaaagaacTAACTTAGTTAGTTAGACAGATATGcacaatcatgcatatcattaCATCACATACATTATATTAGGTCAGGTGACTGGCAGAAAATGATCATTACACTATCAAAACGGAAGAATCGTGACAGTTCGTGAATTTATATTTGCATCGCCTCGATTTCAGTTTACAGTAAAATTGCAGCTGTCGCTTACAGAGTCATATTAGTAATGGATCTATTTAAACTGTGCATTTTGGTCAAATCACTACAACAGCTCTAgctattaatattatataaacaaaatcCATCTTAATCACTATCCAACTGTTCGCATGTTCAAGGTATGCGACTTCCTGTCACGACCGGGCACCACCCGTGTTGTGGACCAGGACGCAGCAGTGCCGTACATGTACAATGGGGACCAGTGGGTCAGCTATGATGACGTAGACAGCCTCATCTTAAAGGTACTTGGTGCGGAGATTCGGTGTCCATAAACATCGTAATAAAGACAAAAAGTGCTTTAAAAAATTATATGAGAATTATGAAAGATCAGTCCTTCATTACGCTATGCCTCCAATGGTttcttaaaattgtgttttaatcaAGTGACCAAATTGTAATGTAACGTAGGTAACACAACACAATACCGATAATGCTCCTTTGAATAGCGATTACTACTTTTCAAAAACGTTTCAAACTTATTACTACCAACCAATATATTTAAAACTTCTCCGATAAATCACCTCCGTTGAGAAATGTCCCAATACTTTTATTACTCTACAAAACCAACTAAACCAAATCACAATTGTTTAGGAACACCGCACACCAATCACTGCTATTCAGAAACCTTGCAAACCAATCACCGCAGTTAAGATAAACGCCCAAAAACCAACCATTCCTGTTTGAAACGTCTTTAACAACATATTGCTGTTGAGAAACGTCCCAAACCAATCACCCCTGTTCAGAAACATCTCAACAAATTATTGCCGTTCATAAACGCCCCAAACATATCGCCGATTTTCATAAACTTCTCAAACCAATCACTGTTGTTCAGATACGTCCCAAACCAATCACTGCTGTAAGGAAACATTTCATACCAATTATCGCTGGTCAGAAACGTCTTAAATCAATAACTACTTTTAATACAAGTTCCAAACCAATCACTGTTGTTCAAATATGTCCCAAAACCAACCACTGCTATTCAAGAAAAtctcaaatcaataattgctGTTCAGAAACGTACCAAACGAATCACTGCTCTAAAAATAGTTCCCAATCCAATAACTGCTTTTCATAAAAGTTCCAAACGAATCACTGCTGTTCATAAACGTCAAAATCAAGTTCAAGAAAGTATGGAACCAACCAATGCAACCAAGGCTCCACATTAATCACTGCTATTAAATGTTTACACCAAATCCCAGTCGCCCTGAAACGTCTCCAACCAATCAAAGGTGTCCAGGAACGTCTCAAACCAATCACTACTGATTGTATCCGTGTCCAATTAATCATGTGTAACTGCTTATAATCGTCTTAGATCAATTACtgctgttttgaaataactttaaacaaatcGCAACTTTTTACAAACGTCTCAAACCTATCACAACTGTCCAGAAAAGTATCAACCCTACCACTACTGTAATGGAACGCTCTACACCAATCACTGCTGTTCTTGAATGTTCTAAACCAATCACAagtgttttatacatgtacttctcAAACCATACGCTTTTAGTCTAAAATATGCCTAACCAATCCACCGCTGTTCTTAGATGACAAGAACACATGTGTTGTTGCTATTTTGATTTTGTTCCGTTATTTCCACAGACGGAGTGGATCCTGAGCAACGGATTTGCTGGGGTGATGGTCTACTCATTGAACGCAGACGACTACAGCGGTGCATGTAGAAAGGGGCGCTTTCCACTTTTGAATGCCATTAAAGCGACCATGAATAGAACAAAGACTGTGCACACCTTGTTGCGTTCATGACAAAACGTCACTGACATGATGTAAGGACAGCATTTAAGATAGATTTTGATACGTTTCGACGTCGTCTTGATGAAAGAGACTAAACCAGACTCTGAAATGAAATAGACAACATACATTTTGTTGGCAAAGTCTAAATGTCAATCGAGTTGATAAGAGTACAATTTGACTATCGATAAAACATTTTACAGCCATTAAACTTTTGCgtataaatttaatgtgtttgatAATCGTGTTTATTGCAAAACAGTTTAACACCTCTATTCCGAACATGTTTATTTTGAAGTAATCGCTATTTCAAACTGTTTTCCCCTTTTCtagtatttgtattttacatCGTTAGTTCAAACTAAATTTTCTGTCCCAACAACGTTTTAGGGGCTTTATCTTCAGTGTTTATTTCGAAGTCGCACATAGACAGATTGTGTTTTTGCGCCTGCTATTGTTTTCTGGCTTCTTTAAACATTGCTGATTGACGCATGGGTTTTTAATCAACATTAATACATACCGCATACTATTATATTATTTAACGCATTTCATAGTCATTACTGTTTGaattattgaataaatacataCACAATCAAATAACTGCATGGTTTATTTATTGTTACAACGTCTACACTAGTATTTATTAAAAGGTATATCGTACTTATCTACTTGTGATATATTATCACACGCATTATACAACAAAGGAAATTGCCGTTTCGAACTAGTTTCACCACCCCGACGAATTCAAAATAGCGATGTGCAACTAACATTATTGTTTGCAGACTTTGAGAAAGCATTCGATAGTTTGAACCATCTCTTTATAATAAAATGGCTTAATCATCAAAATTTCGGGCCACACATAATTCAGTGGattaagatattttataatgatataaatagtGTCATTATTAACAATAGTCTTCTTTCTAggaattttaaaatagaaaaaggtgTTTGTCAAGGTTGTTCTCTGTCTTCGTCGCTCTTCATTATATGTTTAGAATAACTCTCAAATTGCATTAATAAAAACGATAATATTAAAGGGATAAAGATACATGGGACCGAAATAAAACAGACattttttgcagatgatgcaacttttttaattaaggttCGCCTAATTCATTTGAAACATTAgtttaaactcttaaaaatttcAGAAAATTACAGGACTAAACCTCAACGCATCAAAATCTACAGTCATGAGAATCGGATCACTAAAAAACTCAAACATCAAATACAGCAcagaaaacaaatttatttggacatctGATGGGGCAAAAACGTTAGGTATAACatttttagaataaacaaaaactaaacatAGACAACAGTTTAATTCCAaaaattaaagaatttaaatGCTGTTACAAACAATGGCAACATAGGAAACTCACTCTTATGGGGAAGGtcacaataataaaaacatttgcgCTACCAAAATTAATTTACCATTTTTCTGTTCTCCCTAATCCATATAAAAAAGTAATAGAAGGATTAAACACAGCAATATATGAATTCATATGGGACAATAAGccagacaaaattaaaagaaaacgtctaacacaaaattatgaaaatgcaTTAAACTTACggatattgattgttttctaaGTGCCATAAAAGCCAGCTGGGTAAAGCGATATATGGATATAAATAATAAAGGTAAATGGAAAACTCTGttggaaaaaaagtaaacaaattcGGTCACAGTCTTATATTTGAAAGCAATCTAGATGATTCTATAATTCAAAATTTAAGTCAAAATAATTTGTTCTTACAAGATGTACTT encodes:
- the LOC127855879 gene encoding acidic mammalian chitinase-like isoform X2, with translation MWITVYYTLLDVEFIGSHLIFISSGISDCQIAPYSPGDVTRYFAKIPLLRKQNPDLKILLSNGGGDNHGFSPVLGSAENRTKFVNSALPFLKKYDFDGLDVDWEFPGWQLPIGQRANFTLLLKDMRAAFDVELAQTGRKYTLSAAVAAGRSVMVIYDVPALAMSLDFINLMCYDYHGYASYDPITGYNSPLYPTDWDKQIVITSGNVGWSSYEWYKRGMPKEQIMVGIPTYTHTWTLEDPRYHEHNAPATGPGKECNECSFAWVCDFLSRPGTTRVVDQDAAVPYMYNGDQWVSYDDVDSLILKTEWILSNGFAGVMVYSLNADDYSGACRKGRFPLLNAIKATMNRTKTVHTLLRS